Genomic segment of Primulina tabacum isolate GXHZ01 chromosome 11, ASM2559414v2, whole genome shotgun sequence:
CAATATGCGTGGTGCGTGGAGTGGACTTCAGACATTATTTCTCATATATTGTCTCTATACACACTATGCCCACTATGTTTCCCATCAATTACAACTGACAACAGTTTTTTTACATTTAAGGATGTCAGTGTTATTTTGGAATTCTTTTCTCATTTGGATAATATTGTCAATATTGTCATTTCCTCTACTAAGAGCATTTTTGAATTACATAATGCACAAGGAAATAAAATTTAGCGTATGTTACCAATTGGAGAATGTGATTATAGAAATGCGGCCAATCATATTGGTAAATTGTAGCGAGCAGGAGCTACTCATTGAAGTTCTCACTATAATtcaataaattcttgataggtATGTATACTGCAACTTGCGAACTTTTGAAGTTCTTAGTGACCATTCTCCAACCGGAAGAGCTAAGGCTGAAGCTTGAGGGATTTACATAAACATGGAAAGCTTTGAAATTGTGTTCATTTTtcacttaatgaataaaattatgagaacaaCAAATACTCTTTGTCGATTTAttcgaaaaaaataatttcaatatattttgACTGCTATTACATTTGCCTCTACTAACGAAAATATCCTTCAAGAACTTAGAGCATATGGGTGGGAAGATTTTCTTCATGAAGTGAAAGTTTTCTATTCGAGAAATGAAATTGATGTGTATGGCCTTGATTTTCTATATAAGATCGCTCGTTTCTATCGGAAAATTACAATTGAGAATTATCACcactttgatgtttttaatgcatGAATAGATTTCATCTTGATGTAGTTCAATTTTTGTTCAATAAGTCATTATTGGAGCTTCTTTCTCTTAGTACAACTTtagatcataaaaattcatttgactCATTTAACAGTTATAAAATTTGCAAGTTTGAAACAGAGTTTTATCCTGAATattttgttagagtagatgccctgtaagccaactgttggctggggaatttattgactcaagtgtaataaacaatctttattttaatataatttaatttttaatggtttcgttttactttatatgtatacccatgcaattatcatagataaagtccttgattatgctttaatacaaattaaTCGTAATTCGACGTTGAaattcatttgtaaacactgcatattctaaatttgttcctagtcgattcaccCGCcgaaaataaggataaaggccgcttgagctcgagactagcatctgtgatattgtgtactgcgtttcttggtaagggcatagagatgtccaaacatgtagatgggtagtcatatgatgattacactgaacaaccctccctcggactttccaagtggttatcattcatcgagaggataagttcgtggttatgattgtacaccattagtctttacgacccaggacaacactgaggctctatatgctagggctgtgctttgactcatttatcggctccaggagagtcatcatttggcgaggttgggtacagttgcgacacatataggagccagtgcattgtactcggggattcaccgctcacctatgggtgtggatatcctatgtgatctgatgaaataatagtgcgtggaatctctggccagactATGAGATGTatgttagagaaggagttctccaatagtacatgcgatgccactatttatatgtatcacatagttatcgaattattatgcaaccctcgatgaaccaatagttgcagattcgatcgggatatatgagatgaagggaccgtactgtacgctaatcataatcgactggttcttgcaggcactatcagtgatacctagggaatcatggggcgatgctactagacgctcttaccatgattcgatgggtttaatcagaaatatgatttctgacattctgatgatcaattgttgatacatagaatggggcaagtaagggtaagcccgaataaaggattatatcctgaatcacaaggagttgtgaacccacagctagctgtatccctgaaccattgagagtcacacaagcactggatcgttttttctcgttgagagaataaattcaaggagttgaatttatattatgatatagtaaattcaaggaagttgaatttatgataattaaattttgagaaaataaattcaaaagttgaatttgcaagatagtaaattcaagaaattgaatttatgaatttataaaatttgggagaataaattcaaggagttgaatttataaaatctgagaatttaatttattaaactcaaaagttgggtttattaaatattaaattttggaggtgataaaattcaaggagttgaatttataatttaaataataaattcaaaagttgaatttataatcgatttaatttattaagctcaaaagttgagtttattaaatattaaattaaaattgatggGAAATATGTTTagtgggcttgtaggagtacaagtccaacatactaaataattgaagttcttaatggactttgattaattaattaaactagttggactagctcaattaattaatcaagctcattaatattaattatgtgAATTAGGTCATGACTTAATTATAAAAGGTAATAATCAAGTcataaccctagcctccatcatagtgattttcgaaaaaacaCTCGCCTCCTCCTctccaaatttcggccacttctctttgggaaaaatttgagccgtctctcaaactttgatctccaacgtaaaatctcttctaatttttctagtgcaaattagaagaggaacaaatcatctagttGTGGACCTGGTTAGAAGAATAAAGAAAAGaattcttgaagaaagttcgtcgagattcatcaagagctatatccgcctataccggattagttggagccaagtgatttaattcacCAAAGTTATAATattctaacaccctatgaatgtttaatcttaaaaccatacgagtacccaaaacaaatatattttgattgtcaaaataaaataaaaatttttgaaCTTCCACTGCGTTTTGGgtacgagaaaaccgagatggAACATATTTCACATATCAAGACATCGTTGCTTTGGAGTATGAATTAATACATTATAAACTTGATGTAATGCAGAAAGTGAAGGTCTCTACACTTGTTGAGTTATGTCAGCAATTGACTGAGAGTGGGTGGTCAAATGTTTACGATATGTTGATTAGATTGATTCATCTTTTTTGGACGTTACATATGTCTATCGTTACTACTAAGCCAGCTTTTCTAGCAATGAAGCATGTGAAGAAGGTTCTTCGCAGTAAAATAGAGGATAATTTTCTTGTCAATTGTTTGTCACTCTATATTGAATGAAATTCAGTTAAACATATAGATGCGAATTATTTTatagatgaattttatgattcaaAATCTTGTATGGCACAACTTCGTTGAACGATATAATGTAATATGTTTTTTggtaataatatataacttattATATTAAGTACGTTTTTCAAAATATATGGAAGTTTGAATGCAAAATCGTCATTCCCTTCGCTGTCTTTGCTGGCTGGAAATTCCATAAAGCTCTTGTAGCGCTGGTTCCTTTACGTATGTTGTTTATCGATCTCGATTATATCTAATTCAtaatctgttttttttttttttttatgattctaGCTAACAAAATGGCATGAAACCGTCGGTGGTGGAGGGTGATTGGTGAAGAAATATGGCGAAAGGAAGCATCAGTCGCTGTTTGTGCGGGCCAAACTTCCGTAAACAATCAATTCAGAGCACAAGGAAGGAACAAAACACAAAAGGAAGCCCCAGCACCAAATACGTACATGCAATCAATTATATATTCTGTCAACTTCGAGTCCTTTtattgaaatatctttctttttgcgGTATTTCGAAAAACCAAAGGAAAAGTTATTTTCGATTGACTGAAGAATCCAATATAGACTTTTCTCAATCAAGGCGGCTTCAAATTGCTTTAAGAAACAAAATAGTAATGGTTGTTTTAGTTACTCTGACAACATCAAAAGTTTATTTAGCGACGTATTTTGGTCCATCTGTCAACCGTGGTAGCAGAAGATTTGCTGACATAATTTTACTATTCTGATGTTAATTTAACGACCAAATTCTATGTTCCATCTATTTCTATAATCGAATTCAAGATGGATTGTACTACTTGTCGTTAATATTTATGTTAGTCAGGGATTTCTCCGGAACACCTTCACATGATCTGTAATTTGAAGAAAACAAGATTTAAAATACTATCTTAACAAATTAGAAATCGAGGCAAGTGATAACTTTTTATCTTTAACACAAATTTGTCCATCACATGGTACTTACGAGTTATGACAATCATCTTCTGAGATACAACGACTTCCAATTTATTATAGTAACACTACAAATAACAAATTTTATGTTTTCGTATCATGGATCTTGGTTCGCGCTTTATGGCACTTCCACTATAAAAAAAATCCAATCCCGCAAAGGATTGTTCATGGAACTACTATAACAAGAAAATGAAGCAAACTCTCTTTTTTAAGAAGTATGAAGATAAGGAATTTCAAAATTAATGCAAatgcttttcttttgtttgatcCTTTAAAATTAATGTTGTATTGTCTCTCATTGTGTTAGTTCATTTAGATGGATTGATATTTAAGTTACAAATCACGAAAATGTGACCAAAAGATATCTTTCGATGACAAAGATCTATGAAAATTTGCAACTCTTATCAAATAAAGCCATCAAGCGCCTCCCTCACGGCCCTGAAAAAGTCCAGGACATAGAGGGggtgcttaggcgcctcctttGTAAAACAGGAGACGCTTAAGAGCCTATGCCTGGATTGTTCCAGGCCGCATAGGAACGAAGCGCCAGTGCAAGTGCCTCTTTCCTAACACATGGAACTATAGTTTcgaatttcatatattttttatactaatttttattcattaaattttaaatttattcaacAATTTACATATGGATTTCGATGTTATACTAGTTTATGTGTTTGTGAGGCTAATTGTATGTGTACCATATTTGCGTAATATTTTGTCCCTTCGGACAAAAGAAATTATTTTGAACTATGTAAAAGTCGCCTATATATTTTTACCCAAAATGGTAGACTTTACACCAACGGTAGGGGTAAGTATTCTGATAATCGAACCAAATTAGTCATaaccgaatcgaaccgaaataTTTAGCCATAATCGAACCTAccaaattaattttcataaccgataaaaaccgaaccgaattaaaaCCGATTAATTCGGTATAGAGAAGTGAGAATGAGAAATTCGGTTAGAGAAGTGAGAACAAGACCATATATTAAAATTAgggttgattttaaaattaaaaattatataaaaattgataaaaataaaaatttattaaataataatacttaTTATAACGGTTAATTCAGTTTAATCGatataaccgaattttttttaattgaaaaacagaattttcgaaataaccAAACGAATTTCCGAATTAGCTCGATTCGATACGTTAATTCGGTTTAATCGaaatttttcttactttcgtatCAATACAGGGGATATGCAGTGGCAATTCCGTCTTTTCATAAATTTTACGCTTTTCAAGACGTCGTAGGTCGTTGGTGTGAAGCAACCGTCGACCCGCAATAGCCGGTTCAGAGTTCTCCGCCTCTTTGTCGGTGGTTACATGTGACCGGATATCATGGGTTTCCCGCAAATCGATACGAATTTACTATACAGACATAAACCCCTTGGCTCCCAGGATCCTTCGTATATCAGACAATGGCCTTTATTTTACTTTGTTATTTTTCCGCGAGCATACGTAAAATTTACGTGTTTACgaaggattttttttttattttttaccacCTAATCCGCCACCTTTGAATTTAAAATTGTTTGTTAGTTAAAAGTAGGTCTATCTTTGATCTTTGGCGGTCTTTTCTTGATTTTTAATGTAATTGGTGATGGCTTTAGGTGAGCTCCTGTTGTCGGGTTATTCTTGATTTTTGCGAAAATTCAACTTGTATTTTAAAAGGGCGAGTAGGTTTCTTGCTGGGTTTttaatttacaattttattttttcaatgcgTGGCTTTAGAACTGGagttttggattatgttattcgTTTTTTTATGTTACTGGGGATGGTTTATAATGACGGGTATGCTTCAATTCAATAAATTAGACCCCTCTCCACTTGAACAGCAATACCTATTTTTCTCCGTCGTCTGGAGTGTGTGCCATTCAAAGAAGGCCTAAAGTATTCCATGTTTATAGCACATGTTTGAATGAGAGAAAGAGCTTGGGGATGTTTTGTTAGTACTCTTTGATCAAGAAACTAAAGGAGAAATGAGGTTGAATTTGGGGAGGAAGAACGTGGTTGTGGGAATTCGATTTGATGAACATACTCAAGAATTGCTGGATTGGGCAGTTGTGAAAGTGGCTGATTCGGGAGATAACGTTGTTGCTGTTCATGTCTGCAGAACTTCTGGTACCAACAATGGAGCTAAACAGCATGTTTTTGTGAAACTTTTCGTGTTTCAGTACAGTGTAGGATTTGTGTGATAACTGAACCAAATTCTTGGTTTCAGATTGCATTTCGAAACAGAAAGCTGCGGTGGATAGTTATTTGGAAGACTATCGAGGTCTGTGCGACAGAAGGCAGGTTAGTTTCTGTTTTCTAATGTTTGCAGCACATTGTTTTGtataatatttcattttattGGATATTGAAAACTTCTTTGGGAGGATAAAAAGCAAAAGGGCCGACACTGATTCCGTGTTGTGATGTTTCTTTCCACCTTTTACTAATTCTTCATATTGTATGGTGATTCTGTATCAGGTTTCTCTGTGTTCTGACGTAGTTAAAGGGAATTCAATCAGGAAAGTTTTGGTGAGAGAAGCTAAGAAATTTGCTGCAACTGCTGTAATAGTGGGGATAACTAAGCACAATGCTTTGCGGTGAGTAGTTTTGGGCTTTTGCTacgtttctttctttctttttttattctttgtatTTTCCATGTAATTCTATGTTAAAAGTATatctgttttttttcttttttttcaaggGGGTGGAATTCAATTGCTAAATATTGTGCAAAACGGCTGCCTCAAAGCACAGAGGTTATGGCAATACACAATGGTAAAGTTGTGTTCAGCAGGTGTTCAATGGGTCACCTTGAAGGTCTGTAGTTTTCTTCAAATTGAATgcaattcagtttggatttaaaCAGGAATCTGAACGTATTATGATTGTTCTGCAGGTCCTGGTGACGATCCAAAAccaagtttttattttaaaaaaagctGCCATACATTCCAAGATTATCTGTCAGAGTTCGGAGAATCTGAGATGTCGGAAACGAGCAGGCTTAGTTATGATGGAAGAGAGGATGATATTGTTAGCTCTGTTTCAAAACTAAGGAGAAGCTCCTTGAGTTTAATTTCTTTGCCAGTGGAGGATTTTACGAAACAAAGACCTGGTTGGCCTCTGCTCCAAACAGCTAGTTCAGTAACTCAACCAGCACTTGAAGCAAGAGAAATGTCAGTAGTGCAGTGGGTAATGAACTTACCTCACAGATCTCTGGACCAATTAGCACATCAGCAAGAGCTGCCGAAAGATTTGGTACTTATACTCGACCGAAATTCAGCCTCCTGCAAAGTTTTCAGCCATGATTTTATCCAGAAATCTACTTCGGGATTCTCCTTAGGTAGCTTTTTTAACACagaacttcttcttcttcttcttttaatGTCTTTTGCATTTTGGGCTCACTTTTTCTATGTTTGTATGGATAAATACAGAAAATTTGATTGGTAAAGGTGGAAGTAACACTGTGTATAAAGGGGTTCTTCCTGAAGGTAAACCTGTTGCAATAAAGGTATTGCAATCTTCAGAAGAGGCGTGGAAGGATTTTATACTGGAGTTTGACATAATGACCACAGTGAAGCACGAAAGAATCACACCTTTGCTTGGTATATGCGTAGAAAGCAGTAGCAATCTCGTATCTGTTTATGATCTTTTGTCCAAAGGGAATTTGGAAGAGAATCTACATGGTAAGTTAAACGTGATTGGCGAACTTAATTCTAAAAAATTACATGAACTCCAACTAATATCTGAGATTTGGATCAGGTATTGATGGAACGAGAGGTTCAATACTCTCATGGGCAGTaagatttaaaatagcttttggaATCGCTGAAGCACTAAATTACTTGCACAACGAATGTCAAAGGCCCGTTATTCACAGAGATGTTAAATCATCAAATATTCTTCTCACCGAAGAATTAGAACCACAGGTACTCCGGCATAACTTGGTGTAGAAAACTTTTCATTTTTACAAGTAATTAAAAAGTTAATTAGTGCCAATATTTTGCTTTTTTCCAATAGTTGAGTGACTTTGGATTGGCTATTTGGGGACCTACAAAGGCATCTTTCTTGACAGATAGTGATGTAGTCGGAACATTTGGCTATCTTGCTCCGGAGTATTTTATGTATGGCAAAGTAAGTGACAAGATTGATGTATATGCTTTCGGTGTCGTTCTACTAGAATTGTTATCCGGAAGGAAACCTATTGGACTTGAGATTTCAAAGGATCAAGAAAGCTTAGTGATGTGGGTAAGAACCAAGAATACGCATGGATATCTTACTGAAATTTGCTCTGTTTTTAAGTTTTTCTGAGCATTATACTAAATTGTTTTTTCACTTTTAGGCAAAACCCAAACTAGAAAATGGCGATTTCAAGAGCATACTGGACCCAAATTTGGATGGCAATATCAATGAGATTCAAATGCAAAGAATGGCTCTGGCAGCAACCTTATGCCTAACTCAAGCAGCACGCCTGCGTCCCAAAATGTGTCAGGTATGGTACTCTTTGGCATCTCTACCATCAGGTGCAGATCCATTGGAGGGAAAACGCCCtcctcaaataataaaatttttaattcaatgTGCAGATTTTTTAAACTGTAAACTTCATTCTCAGAATCCATTTTCTGTCTCCATGCTGCCGCCAGCACCAGAATTTTTGTGTCCACTGTTGGTTACCAGTCAGTCTTAAGATTATTGTCCTTATTCTTTGTTGATTATTTCAGATACTAAAGATCCTCAAAGGAGAAGAAGAATGTATGAACGGGCTAAAACTGCACGATTATTCAGAAAATCACGACGATGATGAAGTTTATCCAGATTCAAGTGCAGAATCCCATTTAAGTCTTGCATTTCTTGATGTGAATGACTACTCAACTTCATTCAGCAGTCTGGATCAAAGCAgtcctcctcattcagttggTGAATATTTGAAGTAAAGATGGAGTAGATCATCAAGTTTAGAGTagcatttatttttttcaatttttttttggcATTTTTTTGTATATATGAGTGAAAATATAAATAAGATTGCACCCAAGAATGAGGTGGTTTCATCTGTAGCCGAAAGGGGATTTTTGCTGCAATGTTTTAGGAAGAGTCCCCATATATGCAAGGACCATTTATGGTTTGCATTCTTTAGtcattaaatgaatttattcaaATTGGCTTAAATaatatcttttatttaatttttttagggattatttttttcaattttatttgaataagaaaatgagaaatttttttcttttctttcctttttttttaagtaaaagGTATGAAGATACACATACAAGCATTAAATATGGACAAAGTCGACCCAGTGCATAGGATACTTACTTCCATTAAAAAGATCAAAGTAGTTACTCCAATATAAAAAGAAATAAgctaaaaaaaataatcttaatttaaaataatcgataacaatatcATACTTTTTGTATAAAAATGTTACACTCaataattgtaaaaataaatctATAAGAAGCAACCATTTTTTACGGGAGATTTGTCTTTTACGTACAACTTTTATGTTGAACGTTTTTCctaattatcaataaattagTATCAGATTTTGAAAAACTAAAATGATGATTAACCTTGTTTTGGACATATGATAACATAGTATCTCTGGACTCCGACTATCGatagttattttattttattatatcggtatataaaaatatattttacttatatataatttatttacgAGTAAATTcgagatttattattttcaggttttattccaatatttt
This window contains:
- the LOC142518920 gene encoding protein kinase STUNTED-like, translating into MRLNLGRKNVVVGIRFDEHTQELLDWAVVKVADSGDNVVAVHVCRTSDCISKQKAAVDSYLEDYRGLCDRRQVSLCSDVVKGNSIRKVLVREAKKFAATAVIVGITKHNALRGWNSIAKYCAKRLPQSTEVMAIHNGKVVFSRCSMGHLEGPGDDPKPSFYFKKSCHTFQDYLSEFGESEMSETSRLSYDGREDDIVSSVSKLRRSSLSLISLPVEDFTKQRPGWPLLQTASSVTQPALEAREMSVVQWVMNLPHRSLDQLAHQQELPKDLVLILDRNSASCKVFSHDFIQKSTSGFSLENLIGKGGSNTVYKGVLPEGKPVAIKVLQSSEEAWKDFILEFDIMTTVKHERITPLLGICVESSSNLVSVYDLLSKGNLEENLHGIDGTRGSILSWAVRFKIAFGIAEALNYLHNECQRPVIHRDVKSSNILLTEELEPQLSDFGLAIWGPTKASFLTDSDVVGTFGYLAPEYFMYGKVSDKIDVYAFGVVLLELLSGRKPIGLEISKDQESLVMWAKPKLENGDFKSILDPNLDGNINEIQMQRMALAATLCLTQAARLRPKMCQILKILKGEEECMNGLKLHDYSENHDDDEVYPDSSAESHLSLAFLDVNDYSTSFSSLDQSSPPHSVGEYLK